A genomic stretch from Antarcticibacterium flavum includes:
- the bglX gene encoding beta-glucosidase BglX, with the protein MKKISLFVLFALGINLAQGQNSRIPSSVRDVEKKVDSVLALMTLEEKIGQLVQYNGSWDLTGPASNMDARQKEENIKNGRVGSMLNVLSVEATNHAQKLVMENSRLKIPMMFGYDVIHGYKTIFPVPLGETASWDMEAAEESARIAALESVAHGVNWTFSPMIDISRDARWGRIMEGSGEDPYLTSKVAVAKVNGYQGNDLANPHTIAATAKHFVGYGFAEAGRDYNTVHIGENELHNTLLPPFKAAADAGVATVMNAFNDIDGTPATGHKVLQRDVLKGDWNWDGFIVSDWASISEMIDHGFARDRKHAAEIALKAGSDMDMEGGAYEVGLKELVEEGNLDESLIDDSVKRILRIKFKMGLFEDPYRYSNPETIKSISYEDHRKVARDIARKSIVLLKNENNVLPLASTVKNIAVIGPLADDKDTPIGNWRGQGEANSAVSVLEGVRNAAGKDVNVTYAKGADLGMGERSFLMPLKINKTDTSGFAEAVEVARKADLVVMALGEDAFQSGEGRSQVNIGLAGVQQELLKAIREVNENIVLVLINGRPLEISKASEEVPAVLVAWQLGSESGNAIADVLFGNYNPSGKLPVSFPRAVGQEPLYYNQKNTGRPYSAEHVTYSAYTDEKNDALYPFGFGLSYTTFEYGEPQLSAKEITVSGNLEVRVNLKNTGKVKGREVVQLYIRDLVASTTRPVKELKDFQLVDLEPGESKTVTFTIEEPMLQFYSANKKWEAEAGEFEVMTGGNSRDLKKTTFTLKK; encoded by the coding sequence ATGAAAAAAATAAGCCTCTTCGTCCTGTTCGCCCTGGGTATTAACCTGGCACAGGGACAAAATTCCCGCATCCCCAGTTCTGTAAGGGATGTAGAGAAAAAAGTAGACTCGGTTCTAGCACTCATGACCCTGGAGGAGAAGATAGGGCAGCTGGTACAATATAATGGTAGCTGGGACTTAACAGGACCGGCTTCCAATATGGATGCCCGGCAAAAAGAAGAAAATATCAAGAATGGTCGTGTGGGCTCCATGCTCAATGTACTTTCTGTTGAAGCCACTAACCACGCCCAAAAACTGGTGATGGAAAATTCCCGTTTAAAGATCCCAATGATGTTTGGGTATGACGTTATCCATGGGTATAAAACAATTTTCCCGGTGCCCCTGGGAGAAACTGCCAGCTGGGATATGGAAGCTGCAGAGGAGTCGGCACGAATTGCTGCGCTGGAATCTGTGGCTCATGGGGTGAACTGGACCTTTTCCCCTATGATAGATATTTCGCGGGATGCCCGTTGGGGAAGGATCATGGAAGGTAGCGGGGAAGACCCTTACCTAACCTCCAAAGTAGCTGTGGCCAAGGTGAATGGTTACCAGGGGAATGACCTTGCAAATCCTCATACCATCGCTGCTACCGCCAAGCACTTTGTTGGTTACGGTTTTGCTGAGGCAGGACGTGATTACAATACCGTGCACATTGGAGAGAATGAACTTCACAACACCCTGCTTCCACCCTTCAAAGCTGCGGCAGATGCGGGAGTTGCCACGGTGATGAATGCCTTCAATGACATAGACGGTACCCCGGCAACTGGCCATAAGGTCCTGCAGCGGGATGTGCTAAAAGGAGATTGGAACTGGGACGGATTCATAGTTTCAGACTGGGCTTCGATATCTGAAATGATAGATCACGGCTTTGCCAGGGATCGTAAACACGCTGCTGAAATTGCCTTAAAAGCCGGTAGTGATATGGATATGGAAGGTGGCGCCTATGAAGTGGGGCTAAAGGAACTTGTGGAAGAAGGAAATCTGGATGAATCCCTAATAGATGATTCTGTAAAAAGGATCTTGCGTATCAAGTTCAAAATGGGACTTTTTGAAGATCCCTACCGTTATTCTAATCCTGAAACCATCAAATCCATCTCCTACGAGGATCACAGAAAAGTTGCCCGCGATATAGCGAGGAAGTCAATTGTACTTTTAAAGAATGAGAATAATGTTTTGCCACTTGCATCAACTGTAAAAAATATAGCAGTGATAGGACCTCTGGCAGATGATAAGGACACCCCGATAGGGAACTGGAGAGGACAGGGAGAAGCAAATTCTGCTGTATCTGTTCTTGAAGGAGTTCGCAATGCGGCAGGTAAGGATGTAAATGTAACTTACGCCAAAGGAGCCGATCTTGGAATGGGGGAGCGCAGTTTCTTAATGCCACTCAAGATCAATAAGACAGATACGTCTGGCTTTGCTGAAGCTGTTGAGGTAGCCCGTAAGGCAGATCTAGTAGTAATGGCCCTTGGAGAAGATGCTTTCCAAAGTGGGGAAGGCCGCAGCCAGGTGAATATTGGCCTTGCAGGGGTGCAACAGGAATTGCTGAAGGCGATACGTGAAGTAAACGAAAATATTGTGCTTGTACTTATCAATGGAAGGCCCCTGGAGATCTCCAAAGCAAGTGAAGAGGTACCGGCAGTACTTGTAGCCTGGCAGCTTGGTTCAGAAAGCGGAAATGCGATTGCCGATGTGCTTTTTGGAAACTATAATCCGTCAGGAAAACTTCCGGTTTCATTTCCAAGAGCAGTGGGACAGGAGCCTTTATATTATAATCAAAAGAATACAGGAAGGCCATACAGCGCTGAACATGTAACCTATTCAGCATATACCGATGAAAAAAATGACGCTCTTTATCCTTTTGGGTTTGGTTTAAGCTATACTACCTTTGAATATGGCGAACCACAACTTTCAGCAAAAGAGATCACGGTAAGTGGTAACCTGGAGGTGAGGGTGAATTTAAAGAACACGGGCAAGGTAAAAGGAAGAGAAGTGGTTCAGCTATATATTAGAGATCTTGTTGCAAGCACCACCCGCCCGGTTAAGGAATTAAAAGATTTTCAACTTGTGGACCTGGAGCCGGGAGAGTCAAAAACTGTAACTTTCACCATTGAGGAACCAATGCTTCAGTTTTATAGCGCCAACAAAAAGTGGGAAGCAGAAGCAGGGGAATTTGAAGTTATGACGGGAGGAAACTCACGGGACCTAAAGAAAACAACATTTACTTTAAAAAAATAA
- a CDS encoding family 16 glycosylhydrolase — MEKLIIIKRTFFMLLLVFGAMSCVEDDYSIGELKNPTSLSVTAEVVGATTEDPYGDGSGAVQFTASADDAMTYKFIYGDGFEEVSHSGRTTHNFNENGVNDYTITVIASGTGGISANTTTTVTVFSDFSDPETKQLLTGGSSKTWYVAAAQPGHLGVGPSAGEGFSSPIWYAAAPFEKAGAPVSSCFYTDELTFSLEGENIVYTYDNMGQTFYNASYGPDFGGSGSEDECLDFSPATSYNVSLSPSSSGLSEEQTVGTVINISGGGFMSYYIGTSSFEILEITPTFMHVRAIMGNDPGLAWYLKFTTSQGEEEPDEFTSIYNDLLWEQDFDTDGPVDTEIWNFETGNGQAGWGNQEQQYYTTENAVIEDGNLVITARAEERDGFNYTSSRITTENNFQFQYGRVEARAKLPEGAGTWPAIWMLGSNFREVGWPESGEIDIMEHVGNQQDVIHGTLHYPGRSGGNADGGSLEVPGVSTDFHIYTMEWSPERIVFLVDDQVVHTYANDPASSFNQEFFLILNVAMGGTFGGEIDPAFEESSMEVDYIRVYQ, encoded by the coding sequence ATGGAAAAATTAATAATTATAAAAAGAACCTTCTTCATGCTGCTTCTTGTTTTTGGAGCAATGAGTTGTGTCGAAGATGATTATAGCATAGGGGAACTTAAAAATCCTACCAGCCTTAGCGTAACAGCAGAGGTGGTAGGAGCCACGACTGAGGATCCCTATGGGGACGGCAGTGGTGCCGTACAATTCACTGCAAGTGCAGATGATGCAATGACCTATAAGTTCATATATGGCGATGGTTTTGAGGAGGTATCCCACAGCGGGAGAACCACTCATAACTTCAATGAGAACGGGGTCAATGATTATACAATAACTGTTATAGCTTCGGGCACCGGCGGGATCTCTGCCAACACGACCACGACGGTAACTGTTTTTAGCGATTTCAGCGATCCTGAGACCAAGCAGTTATTAACCGGTGGAAGTTCCAAGACCTGGTATGTGGCAGCAGCACAACCCGGCCACCTGGGAGTGGGGCCATCTGCTGGAGAAGGTTTTTCAAGCCCTATCTGGTATGCCGCAGCTCCTTTTGAAAAGGCAGGTGCACCTGTAAGCTCTTGTTTTTATACAGATGAGCTTACCTTTAGCCTGGAGGGAGAAAATATTGTTTATACCTATGATAACATGGGGCAAACTTTCTACAATGCTTCTTACGGTCCCGACTTTGGTGGCTCTGGATCTGAAGATGAATGTCTCGATTTTAGTCCGGCGACTTCTTATAATGTTTCGCTTTCCCCATCGAGTTCCGGTCTTTCAGAGGAGCAAACAGTGGGAACGGTAATAAATATCTCTGGCGGTGGCTTTATGAGTTACTACATAGGCACAAGTTCTTTTGAGATCCTGGAGATCACTCCTACCTTTATGCACGTAAGGGCAATAATGGGTAATGATCCCGGTCTTGCCTGGTATTTAAAATTCACAACTTCCCAGGGAGAAGAAGAGCCAGATGAATTTACATCTATTTACAACGATCTTTTATGGGAGCAGGATTTTGATACCGATGGTCCCGTTGATACTGAGATCTGGAATTTTGAAACCGGAAATGGTCAGGCTGGCTGGGGTAACCAGGAGCAGCAATATTATACTACAGAGAATGCAGTTATTGAAGACGGCAACCTGGTGATCACTGCCCGTGCTGAAGAGAGAGATGGATTCAATTACACCTCCTCCAGGATCACAACTGAAAATAATTTCCAGTTCCAGTATGGTCGTGTGGAAGCACGTGCCAAACTTCCAGAAGGAGCCGGGACCTGGCCTGCGATCTGGATGCTGGGCTCCAACTTTAGAGAAGTTGGCTGGCCAGAGAGCGGGGAGATAGATATTATGGAGCACGTAGGAAACCAACAGGATGTGATCCATGGTACCCTGCACTATCCCGGGCGTTCCGGCGGTAATGCCGATGGTGGCTCCCTGGAAGTACCTGGCGTAAGCACAGATTTCCATATTTATACCATGGAGTGGTCTCCGGAAAGAATTGTATTCCTGGTAGACGACCAGGTGGTTCATACCTATGCCAATGATCCTGCGTCATCTTTTAACCAGGAGTTCTTTCTAATCCTTAATGTAGCCATGGGAGGAACCTTTGGCGGTGAAATTGACCCTGCTTTTGAAGAATCCTCTATGGAAGTGGATTACATAAGGGTGTACCAATAG
- a CDS encoding RagB/SusD family nutrient uptake outer membrane protein, which translates to MKRYSLKFKYLLLSLVLISGVSCSEDYLEKTEEYNIDSENYFNSETDYYNALVGVYDILQSTYVNVLLGEIASDNTLSGGESATDVIGFQQVDEMTHTPVNDNLDDVWDWNFAGVQRANYILEFEDKTDFDGKDMIIAETRFLRAYFTFELLKWFGPIPLKGDERFVLGDEKTVPRASREEVYAQIESDLQFAVDNLEYTAPQTGRATKGAAQALLGKVYLYQDKFDQSATVLTTLINNGPYALSNFATLFEYEGENNEESVFEVQYTGEQGAGFGCLQCSEGNVAVGFQGIRNYTGPLFESGFSFNVPVEEVYNLFTEDDIRRDYSILDIEAWAAQTGATYAEGYKHTGYFNRKYLPRQNDNMGDANLTQPNNYRAIRYADVLLMAAEALNRGGINDTRARTYLNMVRERAGLDAVEVSGNNLTEAIYRERRLELVGEGHRFFDLVRTGRAAQAIDGFTAGKNEVFPIPLEEIEFSQGNWSQNPGY; encoded by the coding sequence ATGAAAAGATATAGTTTGAAATTCAAATATCTTCTTTTATCGCTTGTCCTTATAAGTGGGGTAAGCTGTAGCGAGGATTATCTTGAAAAAACAGAAGAATATAATATCGACTCAGAGAATTATTTCAATTCTGAAACAGATTATTACAATGCGCTGGTAGGAGTTTATGACATTCTCCAATCCACCTACGTGAACGTCCTGCTGGGTGAGATAGCTTCAGATAATACCCTTAGCGGGGGTGAAAGTGCTACAGATGTTATAGGCTTTCAACAGGTAGACGAGATGACACATACCCCTGTAAATGATAACCTGGATGATGTGTGGGACTGGAACTTTGCAGGAGTACAACGTGCCAATTACATCCTGGAATTTGAAGATAAGACAGATTTTGACGGGAAGGATATGATCATTGCAGAAACACGTTTCCTGCGGGCATATTTCACCTTCGAACTTCTTAAATGGTTTGGACCTATCCCGCTTAAAGGGGATGAGCGTTTTGTGCTTGGGGATGAAAAGACCGTACCACGTGCATCAAGAGAAGAAGTGTATGCTCAAATTGAGAGTGACCTACAGTTTGCCGTAGATAATCTGGAATATACCGCACCACAAACAGGCCGGGCAACAAAAGGTGCTGCCCAGGCCCTTCTTGGAAAAGTGTATCTATACCAGGATAAATTTGACCAGAGCGCCACTGTACTTACAACACTTATAAACAATGGGCCTTACGCTCTTTCAAACTTCGCTACTCTTTTTGAATATGAGGGAGAGAATAACGAGGAATCTGTTTTTGAAGTTCAATATACAGGGGAACAGGGAGCAGGTTTTGGCTGCTTGCAGTGTAGCGAAGGAAATGTGGCTGTAGGATTCCAGGGCATCAGGAATTATACAGGCCCTCTTTTTGAATCGGGCTTTAGTTTTAACGTGCCGGTAGAGGAGGTTTACAATTTGTTTACAGAAGATGATATAAGAAGGGATTATTCAATCCTTGATATTGAAGCCTGGGCCGCACAAACCGGAGCTACTTATGCTGAAGGTTATAAACACACAGGATATTTCAACCGCAAATACCTTCCACGTCAAAACGACAATATGGGAGATGCTAATTTAACCCAGCCGAATAACTACAGGGCTATACGCTATGCAGATGTGCTTCTTATGGCGGCTGAAGCTTTGAACCGCGGCGGGATCAATGACACCCGAGCAAGAACTTATCTCAATATGGTAAGGGAAAGAGCAGGCCTGGATGCTGTAGAGGTTTCAGGAAATAATTTAACCGAGGCTATTTACAGAGAGAGAAGACTGGAACTTGTAGGGGAAGGACATCGTTTCTTTGACCTGGTACGTACAGGTAGAGCTGCACAAGCCATCGACGGATTTACCGCGGGTAAAAACGAAGTATTTCCTATTCCATTGGAAGAAATAGAATTCTCACAAGGGAACTGGAGCCAAAATCCTGGTTACTAA
- a CDS encoding SusC/RagA family TonB-linked outer membrane protein, producing MKKFTCFIIALFGGVLSMFSQSFSVEGNVVDNNNLPLPGVNVLVKDQSRGTTTDFDGNFALANVSTGDVLQFSYVGFVSQEVTITNDSFIEVMLQTDAGALDEVVVIGYGTQQRRDVTGAVSVVSSKTIDDLRPIKIEQALQGTAAGVNVLPSSGAPGAGININIRGIASNSVNGPLVLIDGYQGDLGTLNPNDVESISILKDAQAAIYGIAGANGVVLITTKSGSKNTAPTIQYDAYLGIQETSRKVPLLNATEYALLLNEAYANNGQPLPYPNVNGLGEGTNFQDAVFDTAPMQQHNLTLSGGSERVTYSVGGSHLYQEGIVGAEKSDFTRSTARFNLGIDISDMFDFTANSIYTNIDRRSINEGGLGSVLFNALNMAPTFALDQEDLQGRLGNEIINPLSQIQNTFNDYNLNKFNGSFALDFTPTSELTFTSRIGYNLSLSKGKDFAPLISYGPGKVFNNTRSQVNQNRINDNSYTYDLFGTYDTYFGDDHHLTATGGMTVIRNWGDGLFASGFDVPNNSWDFADISLTTGTVDDKPNSSYVYDIRKLSFFGRVQYDYLGKYLISGMIRRDASTRFGPENRVGYFPSATAGWILSEEDFLQDNASITFLKIRGSYGVLGNDEAGSPQFYRSLLDGQATYVFDGLLVNGTALGRIPNPASGWEESEKINFGVDLRMFNNKLDITADLFREDRKNLLVAGIPVSGILGGGAPGAGAPTVNAGTTRNEGLEFAVRYSDKIADDFNFNVSYNATFLRNEVVAVNGTEFVPGGNFGVGQPQPARFQAGFPIGYFFGYKTDGIFQSQAEVDAHPSQAALGAPAAPGDLRYVDINGDGVINTDDRTNIGNPIPKAIMGINLSFDYKNFDFVSYTFASLGNDMVRNYERNQPNVNRHAYIMDRWTGPGTSNEVPRVTTGATSNMVFSDYYVEDASYARIQTVQLGYTLPEEYLSGLGVSRLRIYASVNNLYTFTKYRGFDPAASSGAAIGGGIDYGFYPIPRIYMAGINLNF from the coding sequence ATGAAGAAATTCACATGTTTTATAATTGCCCTTTTTGGTGGGGTATTGTCCATGTTTTCTCAATCGTTTTCGGTTGAAGGAAATGTTGTAGACAATAATAATCTGCCTTTACCGGGGGTAAATGTTTTAGTTAAGGACCAAAGCCGGGGTACAACCACAGATTTTGATGGTAATTTCGCACTGGCCAATGTTTCTACAGGCGATGTTCTGCAATTTTCTTATGTGGGATTCGTATCGCAGGAGGTTACAATTACAAATGACAGTTTTATTGAAGTAATGCTGCAAACCGATGCCGGTGCCCTTGATGAGGTTGTCGTTATTGGATATGGTACCCAGCAGCGAAGGGATGTGACCGGGGCTGTTTCGGTTGTTTCCAGCAAGACCATTGATGACCTGCGTCCAATCAAGATCGAGCAGGCTTTACAGGGTACTGCTGCAGGTGTAAATGTTCTCCCGTCCTCGGGAGCACCGGGTGCAGGTATCAATATTAACATTAGAGGTATCGCCTCCAATAGTGTAAACGGTCCTCTTGTATTAATTGACGGTTACCAGGGAGATCTTGGAACCCTCAACCCCAATGATGTAGAGTCCATTTCCATTCTTAAAGATGCGCAGGCTGCTATTTATGGTATCGCAGGTGCGAACGGGGTGGTTCTTATCACAACCAAATCTGGTTCTAAGAATACCGCTCCTACTATACAGTATGATGCTTACCTTGGTATACAGGAGACCAGTAGAAAAGTGCCCTTACTAAATGCTACAGAATATGCATTGCTTTTAAATGAGGCATATGCCAACAATGGACAGCCTCTTCCTTATCCAAATGTAAACGGATTAGGAGAAGGAACGAACTTCCAGGATGCGGTTTTTGATACAGCTCCAATGCAACAGCATAACCTTACCCTCTCGGGCGGATCGGAACGGGTGACTTACTCTGTAGGTGGATCTCATCTTTACCAGGAAGGTATCGTGGGAGCAGAGAAATCTGATTTTACCAGGAGTACAGCGAGGTTTAACCTGGGAATTGATATTTCAGATATGTTCGATTTCACTGCAAACTCCATCTATACTAATATAGACCGGCGTTCCATTAATGAAGGCGGGCTTGGCTCAGTACTTTTCAACGCCCTTAATATGGCGCCCACTTTTGCCCTGGACCAGGAAGACCTGCAGGGTAGGTTGGGGAATGAGATCATTAATCCGTTATCCCAGATACAGAATACGTTTAATGATTATAACCTTAATAAGTTCAATGGATCTTTTGCCCTGGATTTCACCCCTACAAGCGAGCTAACTTTTACCTCAAGAATAGGATACAACCTTTCATTGAGCAAAGGAAAGGACTTTGCGCCTTTGATCTCGTATGGCCCCGGGAAGGTATTTAACAATACCAGGAGCCAGGTGAACCAGAACAGGATCAATGATAACAGTTATACTTATGACCTGTTTGGTACTTACGATACTTATTTTGGTGATGATCATCACCTAACCGCCACAGGTGGTATGACGGTAATAAGAAACTGGGGAGATGGTCTATTTGCCTCAGGCTTTGATGTTCCCAACAATTCCTGGGACTTTGCAGATATTAGCCTTACCACAGGAACTGTAGACGATAAGCCTAACAGTTCTTATGTATATGATATTAGAAAACTTTCTTTCTTTGGAAGGGTGCAGTATGATTATCTTGGAAAATATCTTATATCTGGTATGATACGTCGTGATGCCTCAACCAGGTTTGGACCAGAGAACAGGGTAGGATACTTCCCTTCTGCAACAGCAGGATGGATACTTTCTGAAGAAGATTTCCTGCAGGATAACGCAAGCATTACTTTCCTTAAAATTAGAGGTAGTTACGGGGTTCTTGGAAATGACGAGGCAGGTAGTCCCCAGTTTTACCGCTCCCTTCTTGATGGACAGGCCACCTATGTTTTTGATGGCCTTCTTGTAAATGGTACTGCTCTTGGCCGTATTCCTAACCCTGCTTCAGGATGGGAAGAATCTGAAAAGATCAACTTCGGGGTAGACCTAAGGATGTTCAATAACAAACTTGATATCACAGCAGACCTTTTCCGTGAGGACCGTAAGAACCTGCTGGTTGCCGGAATCCCGGTTTCAGGGATCCTTGGAGGGGGAGCACCCGGTGCAGGAGCTCCAACGGTAAATGCGGGAACTACCCGTAACGAGGGACTTGAATTTGCAGTAAGATATTCAGATAAAATTGCAGATGATTTCAACTTTAATGTAAGCTACAACGCTACTTTCCTTAGGAATGAAGTGGTTGCAGTAAATGGAACCGAGTTTGTGCCCGGCGGGAACTTTGGAGTAGGCCAGCCACAACCGGCGAGATTCCAGGCAGGATTCCCAATAGGTTATTTCTTCGGGTATAAGACAGATGGTATTTTCCAGTCACAGGCAGAAGTAGATGCTCACCCATCACAGGCTGCCCTTGGAGCCCCTGCTGCCCCGGGTGACCTTAGATATGTTGATATAAATGGAGATGGTGTTATAAATACAGATGACCGTACGAACATTGGAAATCCAATTCCAAAAGCAATTATGGGTATCAACCTTAGCTTTGATTATAAAAACTTTGATTTTGTGAGTTACACCTTCGCTTCCCTTGGGAATGATATGGTGAGGAACTATGAGAGAAACCAGCCAAACGTGAACCGCCACGCCTATATTATGGACAGGTGGACAGGCCCGGGAACCAGCAATGAAGTTCCCAGGGTAACCACAGGGGCAACTTCAAATATGGTGTTCTCAGATTATTATGTAGAAGATGCTTCCTACGCCCGGATACAGACCGTTCAACTGGGATATACGCTACCGGAAGAATATCTGTCCGGGTTGGGAGTAAGCAGGCTTAGAATATATGCCTCTGTCAACAACCTTTATACATTCACAAAATACCGCGGGTTTGACCCTGCGGCATCCTCTGGAGCTGCTATTGGTGGCGGGATAGATTATGGGTTCTACCCAATCCCAAGAATATATATGGCCGGGATAAACCTTAACTTTTAA